The Desulfuromonadaceae bacterium nucleotide sequence AAGAACATGGCGTCGGACAGCCGGGGGCGAATGACGCGCTCATTGCCGCGAACGATGACAGCCGGATCGTCAACCTGATTGTTGGCAATGGTGATGAAGCGTGGTAACAGCTTGCCGTCAGCTGCAATCAGGCTGAAATAGCGCTGATGCTCACGCATCGAGGTAATCAGCAGTTCGCGGGGTAATTTGAGAAATTCCGGATCAAAACCACCAGCCAGGGCAACCGGAAATTCGACCAGATTGGTGACCTCGTCGAGGAGCTCCTCATTCTCAAGGAGTTGAGCGCCTTCGGCAGCGGCAATCGCTGCGATCTGCTCTTTGATGCGCGCTTTACGGCGGGCGATGTCGGCGATGACGAAATGCTTTTCGGCGACGCTCAGATAGTCGCTGGCGGAGCTGACACGGAACTCCTGCGGGGCCAGAAAGCGGTGCCCGCGCGAGCGGTTGCCGCTGGTCAAGTTGCCGTAAGTGAAGGGCACCACCTGGCCGTCGAACAGGGCGACGATCCAGTGGAGCGGACGGGCGAAGCGGACATCAAGGTCTTTCCAGCGCATCGACTTGCGAAAGGGCAGGGCGGCGATCATTTTCGGCAGTAGCTCAGGGAGAAGTTCGACGGTCTTGCGCCCCACCTCTTCCTTTTCGGCACAGATATACTCCCCTTTGTCGGTGGTGACGATTTTCAGGTCGGCAACATCAACCCCCTGGCCACGGGCGAAGCCGATGGCCGCTTTGGTTGGCTGGCCATTGGCATCGAAGGCAATGTGCCTGGCCGGGCCCATGGCCTCACTGCGACGAGTCGGTTGCTCAATGGCCACGGCATCGATGGCGATAGCCAGACGCCGCGGGGTGCCGAAGGTGCGGATGGCGCCGTAGCCGATCTGCGTACTGTCGAATTCCTTGCGTAGCAAACGTTCGAGGTCGGCCAGCGCCACCGGGATAAACCCGGCGGGGATTTCCTCAGCGCCAATTTCCAGAAAAAGTTCCGCGGACATATATTAAAACTCCCAGAGCATAGGGTTTACTTCTTCAATAACGGGAAACCGAGTTTTTCACGTTGAGCAACATACCCCTGAGCACAGAGACGTGACAGGTTGCGCACCCGGCCAATGTAGTTGGCCCGTTCGGTGACCGAAATTGCGCCGCGTGCATCGAGCAGGTTGAAAGCGTGCGAAGCCTTGAGAACAAAGTCGTAGGCGGGGAAGACCAGCTCCAGTTCCGCCAGCCGGGTAGATTCCTTTTCGTACATATCGAAGAGCTGAAAGAGCATCGCAGTGTCGGCTTCCTCGAAGTTATATGTTGAGAATTCGACTTCGGTCTGGTGATGCACCGCGCCGTATTTAATGCCGTCAACCCATTCCAGGTCATAGACGTTATCGACCCCCTGGATATACATGGCGATACGCTCGATGCCGTAGGTGATTTCCCCCGGAATCGGCTTCAGGTCGATGCCGCCGCACTGCTGGAAGTAGGTAAACTGGGTGATTTCCATGCCGTCGAGCCAGACTTCCCAGCCCAGCCCCCAGGCGCCGAGGGTCGGCGATTCCCAGTCGTCTTCGACGAAGCGAATATCGTGTTTCGACGGGTCAATCCCGAAACTTTTGAGTGAATCGAGATAAAGCTCCTGAATGTTCATCGGCGATGGTTTCAAGAGGACTTGAAACTGATAATAATGCTGAAGGCGGTTCGGGTTTTCACCGTAGCGACCATCGGTGGGGCGGCGCGAGGGTTCCACATAAGCAACGTTCCACGGTTCCGGGCCGAGTGCCCGCAAAAAAGTCGCGGGGTTGAAGGTTCCGGCACCTTTTTCGATATCGTAAGGTTGCTGAATAATGCACCCCTGCTTGGCCCAGAAATTTTGTAATGAAAGAATCAGCTCCTGAAAGGTCACAAAGCCTCCCTGTGATAAATAAATTTAGTCACGGTAAAAGTGCCGAGCATTCTTGCTAAAAAGTATACTGTATACAATAATCAGGCAGGAATAGCAGGGGGCGACTATAGCTTGCGGGGCTTGTCGCTGTCAAGCCTGAACCCCGGTCTGGAGGCTACTTTTTGCGGGGGTCGACGGGCGTCATGGAATCGGCGAGCTGGAGAAATGCGCTGCTTGCCAACGGGCGGTCAAGGTGTGCCGCAAGCGCCGCGCCGAGAATGCTTCCGCCCTCCCGGAGCGTCATCGCGCCGAGGTGCAGATCGGCGAAGACGGTCACGGGTGCACGCAGGCAACGGGAGAGGCTGCCGAGGGTGGCCACGTTGACCGGCGGACCGTCATTACCGGTTGCGCAGGTGCCGCAGATCCCGCCGCCGTAGTCGGCGCTGAACGGGACGATGTCCTCGCTGAACGGGGCGTTGCAGACGGCGCAGTGCAGCAGGTGCGGCATCAATCCCGCCAGCTGCACCAGCCGCAGCTCCAAGAGCAGCTTCGCGGTTGGCACGGCGCCGACTGCAACGAGGTGGTCGAGGAAAGCGTTAAGCAGAGCAAAGTGCTCGGTGTGAAGATCTCCCTCCGGTGTCAACCGCTCGGTCAGTTCCAGACCGTAACCGGCCAGCGCCAGTGTCGGCAGGTCGCGACGCAGCCCGGTGCGCAGATCAAGGATCTCGGCCTCGCGCAGGGAACTCAGCTCTCCGCTGCGTGGCGGGTTCCAGATCAGCTTGAGCAGGGCGAACGGCTCCAGCGCCGGGCCGAACCGCTTGCGACTCTTGCGGGCATTGCGGGCAAACCCCTTGAGCAGACCGTGGCTACGGGTCAGTGCGGTGACGATCCGGTCGGCTTCACCGTAAGCGCGGCTGTGGAGAATGATGGCTTCGTCGCGATGGATGTGCATGGGGGGATGATAGTTGATTCCGGGGCGGGGAGCAAGGCTTCCCATATTACTTCTTTGCTCGTCCCGGCTTTTGGGTTTTCATTTCTTCAGTCTGCGAATTCCCCGAAAATTCACGATATCAACCAAACCCGCAATCAAGTCTCAGCGCAGGTAGTTAATAAACAGAGTCGCGGTGCCGAAGTAGATGAGAATGCCGGTAATGTCGTTGGCGGTCTGCACGAAGGGGCTGGAGGCGATTGCCGGGTCGATGCCGATGCGTTTGAAAAAGGCTGTGGCCAACACCCCCATCGATGCCGCGACGGTCATGGCGGTGGCCATGGCAACGG carries:
- the glyQ gene encoding glycine--tRNA ligase subunit alpha, with the protein product MTFQELILSLQNFWAKQGCIIQQPYDIEKGAGTFNPATFLRALGPEPWNVAYVEPSRRPTDGRYGENPNRLQHYYQFQVLLKPSPMNIQELYLDSLKSFGIDPSKHDIRFVEDDWESPTLGAWGLGWEVWLDGMEITQFTYFQQCGGIDLKPIPGEITYGIERIAMYIQGVDNVYDLEWVDGIKYGAVHHQTEVEFSTYNFEEADTAMLFQLFDMYEKESTRLAELELVFPAYDFVLKASHAFNLLDARGAISVTERANYIGRVRNLSRLCAQGYVAQREKLGFPLLKK
- the recO gene encoding DNA repair protein RecO translates to MGSLAPRPGINYHPPMHIHRDEAIILHSRAYGEADRIVTALTRSHGLLKGFARNARKSRKRFGPALEPFALLKLIWNPPRSGELSSLREAEILDLRTGLRRDLPTLALAGYGLELTERLTPEGDLHTEHFALLNAFLDHLVAVGAVPTAKLLLELRLVQLAGLMPHLLHCAVCNAPFSEDIVPFSADYGGGICGTCATGNDGPPVNVATLGSLSRCLRAPVTVFADLHLGAMTLREGGSILGAALAAHLDRPLASSAFLQLADSMTPVDPRKK